Below is a window of Nicotiana tabacum cultivar K326 chromosome 19, ASM71507v2, whole genome shotgun sequence DNA.
TCTCCTTTAACCGCCTTTCCTTTACCCTTGATTCTCCTTCTCATTCGAGCTTGATTCCTCCAGGTCCGACCATGCTCGAGACCCGTTATATCATGCGTTCGTTCCTGGTTCCAATATGTTGGTATCTTCGGTCTCGTTCGAGCCAATAACAAGTAACGTCATTCCTCGCTTCACGACGAAAAATCGAGGGTAACTCtatccccgattttacccgtatataaAATCCATTACCTAATTTAGcctattttgtatataatttagAACTTCTTTTCACCTATTAACAGGCTACAAGAAGATTTATGTTAAAAACTTAATTTGTTTTAGATGAAGTTCGTAGGAAACGGAATCCAATTTTTGCATACAACATTATAATAATTGTATATAGTTATATAATACTGTTTACCGAATGTATAAACCTTAATGCAAAAAGATAATGGATTATGTGATTGTAAACTTAAAAGTATGACTGTATAGGTGCAATGTAATGCGTTGGGCTGCATTTTTGTGCAAATCTCTCATTTTTTCATGATTCTTCTTATTCTTTGGAAAAATTGAATGTTCACAGTAAAATACTATCGCTCGGATTTCAGAATTTTCATCTTTTTAGCAATAGATCATCAGGGACACCATCTTTTTATAAGTTTCTGGAGGCAGAAGGATGTCACAACTCTCTTTTAACTTGACAACAAATAGATATGGGTAAATTTGATCGTTTCAATTATAAATACCAAATTGCTCAATAGATATAGTACTCAAATTGCTCTTAAAAAGGCTCATAACGTTGAAGAACAAGAAGTATAATTACTTCATTATGATAAACTGAATAACAATCACTCAATCATTTGACTTGCCATATGTTATGGAATCCTATAAACATTATGAgtaaatttttataatattaagacATGTCCTCCGTTTTAGACGGATACAAATTGTTTCCAGATATCGTgtgtaattaataataattagtATATGATTATTTATTATCAATTCTTTACTATCTTGAATAAAAGAATGCTCGCACAAGGTAATAAAATTTTAGATATATATTATGACACGAGTAATATATTATCTTATTTACAATATATTTCAACATTATAAATGGCAATGAAGACCTATTTTCTCTATTATATTAATTTCCTATATGaaaattttattctttaattattTCTGGAAACTATAAATTAATCGTAAATAAGAAATAATGAGCAATCTACCGATAAATTTTATCTCGCGTTTGATTTGACAACCTCTTAAGTATTGTTAAATGCAATTGGTCCATTTGTTgaaaaataaaaacctatcaacaCCCGGACAATAATATATTAATCGTTTACATACAATTTATCACCTAAATGACTAATTAGTACTCCTCTATTTCAAAAGGATTATCGGAGTTTGACTTGACACAAACTTTAATAAAGAAaggaaattttttttaattaatgtgATCTTAAATAAGACATAGTATTTCTGTGACcgtaaaacttttgaaacttgtgtctaAAACGTAAAAATTacatggggcgccctatttggtcgcccatTTTTAACTTGTACCCGGTTTGTTTTTCCGTTTGCATCCGTACCTGTTTTTTTTGTTGGAAGTGTTTTAAAAAGACGATTTTGCTCTTatttaataaaagactattgacaaaactgtagaccGCAGGACAAAACTTCAACATGTTTTGGTAtattgaagttttagcaaatgaattaaataacttcagcatgcattagaaaaaactcattagaaaattacatactgcaagacaaaaacttaagcatgtttagtcttaaattttagcaaatgaactaaaaaacttcaactTGTTTAAACTGAAGTTTCAGATAAAACTCTTGataaaactgtagactgcaggacaaaacttcagcatgttttggtatgaaattttagcaaatgaactaaataacttcagcatgcattaggaaaaactcattagaaaattacatactgcaagacgaacacttaagcatgtttagtctgaagttttagcaaataaactaaaaaacttcagcttgtttcGACTGaaatttcggataaaactcatgataaaactgtagactgcaggacaaaacttcagcatattttggtatgaaattttagcaaatgaactaaataacatcagcatgcattagcaaaaactcattagaaaattacatactgcaagacaaaaacttaagcatgttagtctgaagttttagcaaatgaactaaaaaacttcagcttgtttagattgaagtttcggataaaactcatgacaaaactgtagactgcaggacaaaacttcagcatgttttggtaaaGTTTTAgcaatgaactaaataacttcagcatgcattagcaaaaactcattagaaaattacatactgcaggacaaaaacttaagcatgtttagtttgaaattttagcaaatgaactaaaaaatttcagcatgtttagactgaaaTTTCGGATAGAACTCATGACAAAAATGTAGATTGCAGAATAAATAActttagcatgaagttttaggtTCAACGTGAAATAACTTTAGCATGCTAAATTAAcatgaagttttagcttgtatttttattaaaacttcAGACTTCAACATGAAACAACTTTTTTCTATATCCTTCACGCattaaatttgaagttttaaaaagTTTTTGAAGATCTATAAGTGAAAACTTCATGCTATATCCGTCAAACaacttcatgcaagtgtgattctgaagatgaatctAGTTCAAGTTTCTGGTTTTTTGATAAATCTGCTAAGAGGAGAGGAGATCTTTTTCACGAATGAGGTTGCAGATCACGCGATTAATGCATGGTGCgcgttttatatcttttgtcaggggtataattgtcatattattacgtattttttgtcagctggctaccaaatcaataatttttaaaaatagggtacaggttaaaaggtggcacaaatatagggtacgacTGCAAATCCTCCGTCTAAAACCTACGATAgcatttgtatggttataaatgATTCCTGCTAAGGAAATATTGAAAGATGTCAATCTTTTTTAAACAGACTAATAAGGAAATAACGTCAATCTTTTTGAAACAGATGAAGTATATATTTTCACTTCAATTTATCACTTAATCATAATTATCAAATGTAATTTGGTATAAATATCGAGTGTGGGTAAGTATTTTCTTGCGTAACAAACTCAATTTGGATATGTACTTTCCCCCATAATAAACTCATAAGCCTATTTTAGGCGGCTTAGCATGCTGTTGCAAGGAGTGAAGATTGTTTATCAGTTGACAGGATTTAGGAGTTTGGTCCTTGATCGCCTGAACTGATCCTTTGACTGACTTGGATTTTTGTATTAATAAATTCTTTTAGTGCAAAATCTGAATTAAAAGTAGTTTTACTTGGACGTGATGAATGAGAAGACGTTCTTTCAGAAATCCATTTCATCCTATGTTTTTCGTTAGCCAAGAATTTAAgagtttttggctaaaattcCTTTAACTATGTCCCAAACTTAAGGCACATCCTTGTGTTACCTCAGTTAATAAAAAACATCCTTGTACTATCCAGGAGGCGGACATTCTTACAGGAAAAATTGACGAGGAAAGACAATGTCAGATTAACAAGGTTCCGACTCGAGGGAAGACACAGGAGGAAGATGAAGAGAGATATGTAACCAATGTATAATTTCGATTTCTTTTGAgcttttcactttttatttttaagtaaCGGGGGAAGAGAAGGGGGAGGTTTGGAACGAACAAGTATAATCGCAGACATTAATTTCAACCAACTAAAAACGGGGTATGGCTTGTGCAGTGAAGTATTATTCCTGGCACTTTGTTGTAATTTTCCCATTTAGTTGAGGAGAAAATAATCTCTATTTCACATTGTATACCCTAATGAAAAGCCTCCCCATAGTGACGAAGTTTTCTGCACATTCTAGTGCAGAAACAAGAAAAGGCACGGAAAGATCTCGCTTTGAGCACTGCTAGGCGCTGGATAACGTCTATTACAACTATTATGCCTCAATCCCAAGCAAGTTTGGACAACTATATAAATTCTCATTGGCCAAGTCATTTTATTTACGCTCATCTCAATCCAACAACAATAACTATAACAAACAGTAATGCGGACAGTGGAATGTCTACTTGTATATAAAGCATGATAAAGTGAGATGGAATCTAGTATAATGCAGTAGAAGTTAGAAGATTAACATGAAGTCATGACGTGATGATAATGCTTTACTAATTGTTTGTCAAAGAAACTGATAATCATAAGACATAATGTCTAGGTTTGACATAGCTACTGGTATAAAATAAAATGCCTAAATAGATCTGTCGTGTGCAATACTTCCGAGTACAAAAATGTGCAACAGAAGATCAACCAGATAATGCATTTCTCGACCTTGGGCAAAACTCAGGTGACGCCAAGCCTGGAGGCATCACAAGCTGCAACACTAGCAAGGACTTCATGCAAATGTCGCCAAGATGTTCTTCTTGAGGGTGAACTCATCAGACTTAGCCGGGCTGATTGACTGTAGCATTCAATATACAAAAGAGAAGTCAGCTTCTGTTATACAATTAAAAGCAGGAACTTCAAAATTTTCTCCATCCAAGTAGGAAAGACGCGGAACTTATTTAAAACAATTCAGAACTTTACACATCAAAAGATTATTAAAAAGCCTTTATCAACATATTACTGTAATTAAGAGAATTCAAATTGAAGAGAATAAACTAGTAGAGTAATGTTGCCATTTATGCTGCATAGTTAATTGGAGCCCAGGTGGATTATTGACAGGAAATTGGAGCAATATCCCAACTCATGCCAACTGATCAATATTATGTGGGATACAAAAAACAGAGATAGGACAGCGGGGATGTTTGCGAAGTTGACATTATAAGGTCACTTCtagctgctgcacatatttatGATGGAGAAGAAAAACATGCAGAAGAGAAAAGGTGCAGTTATACCTTGGCAAGCATGCGTTCTAACCGCTGAATTTCATTCTTGGCATAATCAGCTCCTTTTTCCATTGAACTCTTGGCAGCCTTTAGGTAAATCTTGCCATATCTAGAAAGATGATTTAGAAAGGAGTTGAGAAAAAGGCACAAACAAAGACGTTCACCCAAAGGCAACAAGTCACGGGTGCAGAACATCAAATTTCCCTGTTGCTAGAATAACATAACAATACAACCGGAAATATGCTACACCTCCAAAATATAAGGTAAACCAATAACAACTATATACTCCAATATAATCCTACCTTGCAGCAGAACCGTTCAGCTTCCCAGCTTCATCTTCCATCTTGCTAAATACAGCTTTTTTCTCCTCGTTTGTGGCACTGACAAACTCCTTCACCAATGTATCCAGGGACTCAACAATACCCGCCTATTGCCATAAGGTACAAAAGAGAGTTAAAATGCAAGgacaaaataattttataatgttGTAATCAATCACTTTATTCGGCATTACAAACCTTTAAGGTAAATTGTCCTTTCGAATCACGGCTAGTGCCAGACTTCTCATTGATAAAGTTGACAAAGTCATCTAAATCTCGGCCGCCGTCATAATCTTCACCAGCTTTGTTCCCCTTTGGGAAGAATTTCAGTGTGGGAAAGCCACTAACGCCATACCTGGTGGGCATAATTTTGCATTACTCGGATGCACATGTGCATGAAAGAATGTACGAGTGTTCAAGAGAGAGCGAGAAAGAAAGGAAGGAGGACTTAGTTTAGCTGGATAGAGGCAACcgggtgcacaaagcatcccgctTTCTCGCATGATCTGGGGAAGGGCTGCACCCCAGGGGGGTGTGATGTAAGCAACCTATCGTGATACAAGTTTGGCTGAttccacagctcgaacccgtgacctaaaGGTCACATGAAGACAACTTTATCGTTACTCCaagcctcccccccccccaaccacAAAGGGTAACAAAAAAAAGGGTATTTTCGGAGAAACCTAATTCCTGAAACTGAACGAAAGTAAATTTAGGGAAGAACTATTTCCACAGCTAACATACTCTATTGAAACTCATAAACGAGGAATGGACCAAAGAACCCttttaaggaaaaaagaaaaaatgcaatGACTTTGTCTCACCTCTGACTCCCTTTATATTCCTTCATGTTCTCACTTTTTGGAAGTTAACTAGACTACTAGATGTAATATAGCTTAAGAAATGCTTGAAGTTGCTATTGGCAGCCATATTTTTTTCCCAAGCCAGATGCTGCCGGAGACTCTACACAACTCATCTTTCCTCACATATTTTGTCTATCATCTAAATCGCCCTAAAAAATATGCCCTACATTGTCGCATCTCCAATATACTCCTTTTGGGATAAGCAGGATGGCTATGATTATATTTTACATTGTGTTGTTTCatcgaaaaaaataataatggaCCAGGTAGTTGGAGTACGCCTCCTGTGACGTTATCAAGTAGAAAACTTACTTCTCTCCTAGATCCCTGTGCTTATCGGCGTCAAGATTGGCAATAACCACATCTTCCTCTTGTTTGAACGATGTAGCTACCTTTTCATAAATCTGCATTCATAAAGAGATAGGAATTCAGATCTCTTCACGTACTCAGTTCTCAGAAGTTTCAAAATAAGACAGTAATGCACTTACAGGAGCAAGGCTTTTGCAATGACCACACCTACACAAAGTAGAGCATAAATCAGAGATGCAGATGGAGAAAGATGATCCTTGGCACACTAGACTCAGAACCAGCTATATTGAACTCCCAGCACCTTATTTTGTTTAAAATTTACTTATTCCGAAGCAGATAATCATAAACGTTTACCATGGTGCATAAAATTCAACCAATACATCCTTGGTCTCATCCAGCACAATTTCATCAAAGTTATCTGGAGATAGCACCACAACGCTTGACGGGGTCGAGGCAATCTTCACATTAGTCCCTAAAATCGGATAATAAAGTGTCAGAACTGCATATTTTGGAACGTCTGGAAATATATGTCTCTACCATGTTTTctaaaattaaagaaataacaTAATCATCAATGCCTCATGTCTAGTATAATTCCTCATCATCATCGACAAGTAAGATCGATTGATAACCCATAACGTTATGCTTTACAAGTAGCAGGTACTAAGCAGAAACACTACTGTATACTACTTGCCGTACCATTCATAGATAAGTGTCCTTAACTGAACGGGAAAAAACAGAAATAAACGAGGATTGGAACCTAAAAAACAAGCTCAGATAGATCCATGACAGAAACGTCAACATAAGTAGTGGCATATTATATCCTGAATTGGAGCCTAAATAGGGAGGAAATGATGAACAAACCCCTGAGGTAATTAAACAGAGCAAAAATCACCACCAGACTTACATACACAATCCTCTAACTCATTCAAGAGGTATAAACTAAGGTTGCAAAGGCAAGTTTAATACCTCCTTCACTGTTCACAAACTCGGCAAGGGCTTCAGCAGTTCGTCCACCTTCATATCTGCGATAAGGAAAATTTTAAGTAGGACAAAAAAATCACAAAGAACAAAGCAATCAGAAACTCATCCAAAGCTGATTCGGTAACCAAATTTTATAAACATACTTTTTTGGCTCCAGTGATCCCTTTGGAAACCATTGGATAGTGGGGTACCCTTGA
It encodes the following:
- the LOC107783791 gene encoding probable protein disulfide-isomerase A6 precursor (The RefSeq protein has 6 substitutions compared to this genomic sequence); translated protein: MGRSRICNTLAILALFLFSSALAEDVVVLTEENFEKEIGQDRAALVEFYAPWCGHCKKLAPEYEKLGASFRKAKSILIGKVDCDEHKSVCSKYGVQGYPTIQWFPKGSLEPKKYEGGRTAEALAEFVNSEGGTNVKIASTPSSVVVLSPDNFDEIVLDETKDVLVEFYAPWCGHCKSLAPIYEKVATSFKQEEDVVIANLDADKHRDLGEKYGVSGFPTLKFFPKGNKAGEHYDGGRHLYDFVNFINEKSGTSRDSKGQFTLNAGIVESLDTLVNEFVSATNEEKKAVFSKMEDEAGKLNGFAARYGKIYLKAAKSSMEKGADYAKNEIQRLERMLAKSISPAKSDEFTLKKNILATFA